In Mytilus edulis chromosome 8, xbMytEdul2.2, whole genome shotgun sequence, the genomic window cacattccccatttccattcccaattttatagTATACAATtctgatacatgaaataaataagaTTCAGAAACAAGTGGAAATTGCTTTTATTAAATCTGTCTCCTAATTACAAGCACGGCACTTACGATAGCAACTAGCATAACATTAAGAACACTAGCTAATATGTTTGGGACCGGTGGACATGTACAAATGCATAAGATCTGTGGCAAAACCTAATTGTGGACCCCCCATTTTTAAGATCAGTTCTTTTTGAATTGGGACACTGTGGTTAGAACCCCCATTTAGAAATGGCTGGATTGGATCCGCCTAATCATAGcatatgatattttttatgttttacatgcCCTCTTAATATATTCTAAcctcttctatataaaaaaaagcaagcaataaagtattttttactgaaaaatgtatatattttgaattaaaaaaaattaatttaaataattgGGTCCACTGGCAATATGTCatatattatttacattataattgtcaaatttaaggaattatatatatttaaactagaaataatataaGAGGCTTATTATATCTAGGAAAAAAACAAGGCACACATTTTATAAATGTAGCAAAAACGTCAcaaacttctgaaaaaaaatacaaattatcaacaaaaaaacACTAAATAATTGCCGTTTAATCTATTCAGAGATTGTACATGCAGTAGCTGAACAGTCTTGACAGGACGATTGACATAAAATGAAAGAGGTAGATTCTGAAGCCAATTTATTAGTTAATAACCGTTCGTTTTgtgttaaaaacttaaaatttcaaCTACAACATTTTACTCCCAAACAATGTATGAAAGGAGCTtatgtttataatatttcatgtaacccgacttaaaataaaattttccatTCTATTCTATTAAAGGAGCAAATAATTCTCAGTCCGATCCAAACCGCATTAAATCTATCCATATTCCTTATACGCTTTGCTCCGTATTCAATTCGTTTTCACACACAGGTAACCAGTACTTATTGACAAGTGcccgtcttctgattggctgaagtCATTTTATTGCATGGTGTCAAACGTGTGTGGTCGACTAACGTAAACACAGGTTTCTAACATTTGGATTTCACAGTTTTAGAATTGAAAAGATAGCAAGATGTCACTTTTTGGATTAGGACACACTAGCTACAGTCTTAAGGAACTTCTAGAAAACCCAGTTCTCCAAAATCCGCCACAATTTAATAAAGGTAAGATTAAATCGATTTCAGTCTCAGAGGCGAAGGTCAAATTATGTGTTGTATAACAATTTTTTGGTGGTTCCACAAGCAAAGAACAGTACAATATATGCACATTTctaaatcaataaaacaaatgtatatagcTTGCAACACAAATTTCATTTATCGAAATTTATTGAAAAGATAAATACCACTATCTCAAAGAAATTGACAATACAAGTCTTTCAATACTACGCATTTGATATAGATTTACTGGGCAACAAAAAACCTTGGCATTAGATGTGCCATCATGTGGGGAAATATAACTTAGTTGAgatctgttgtgttttgtgaacacACTGGTATACacaattatttaataatattgttatttttgttgttgagataATTATACATGAACATAtaaaaatgtgtgttttttaAACCAGTATAGAAATAGATTATGATAAAGAGTGGGATCGCCATTTACCATCAGGCATCAAACCATCATTTTCGGCTACATTTATATTAAGTgtcagattgtttttttttctctaatcccTACACAAATTATCCTTTGCATgacatgttgattattttaatttaatcaaCGTGTTATTCGCTTGATCTCAGTTCTAAATCTTCATTGGTCAAAATCAGATAATGACCttgaaattttcttgctttcctctgaatttcctattgtgacgacaTGCAAAAAGGCGActatgtctgatgacgtcacgtAGAAGGAACACATTTTTtggcagatcattcgaaaagaaggattATGATTGTctgcatattgtttaaaaaatcaCCAGAGAAACTGATTCCACCAGAAAATCTTGTCATATGTAAGACAATTTTAATCCTTTATCAACagtcaaatttaaatatttaactgtCTGAAGTGGATAAATAACGTAATACActcaatgcagtggtagaatctatacatatttttattgagATTCTGCAGAGGTCTCAagtaatatatatacaatgtatattgttTCCTTTTTGGTTGAAAATATTAGCATGATTCGCCAAAAACTGTCTATTTTCTTAATGTTCAAAAGAAAGTggacattttatcgtcatgcaccaaaaattaccatTAATGTCATTTAGCAAGTACTTtttaagttaagatttttttcactATCAATACAACTTGTAAAATTTTATGTTTTGGAatgaaataaactaaaaaaaatatttattctaaaagATAATGCAAATTGAAGTTTGAAGTTCTATTTTATACTTCTAAAAATGAGTCTAgtataattttatatcatatttacGTATCATTACACTGACACCAGGATGTGTGAAATGAAATTGTGTACTAAGCATTTATCATGcttttcaaaaaaatatgatCTAATCAGTGAATGACTTCCCtccaaaattattgaaaactttTCATTCTTCATTgacaataattatattttcaaagacAATAATTATATCTTTATGGTCTTGGGGTAAATTATTTGTCTCCATTCAGACTAAATGACCTGagggtgtatatacatgtaatacaatgtacatgaatCACGAGTTATACAATATTCTCTACATCAGacattttaagattttaaattgATATACAATTTTTTGTTGAGAGAGGAGAAATATTACcattttttatgaaattcataGCAAATGAAAATCTTATGGGTTCTGTCGATCAGCAGCTCTCATGGGTTCTGTAGATATATACAGATCTTATGGGTTCTGTCGATCAGCAACTCTTGTGGGTTCTGTAGATATACCGTGCTGAGATCTTATGGGTTCTGTCGATCAGCAGCTCTCATGGGTTCTGCAGATAAACAGATCTTATGGGTTCTGTCGATCACCAGCTCTCATGGGTTCTGTAGATATACAGATCTAATGGGTTCTGTCAATCACCAGCTCTCATGGGTTCTGTCAATCACCAGCTCTCATGGGTACTGTAGATATACAGATCTCATGGGTTCTGTCGATCACCAGCTCTCATGGGTTCTGTAGATATTCAGATCTTATGAGATCTGTATAGTTCAGCAGGCACAGCTCttctaatttacaaatgtatgtgGATGAGCAGCTCCCTATATATGCCCTGTAGATGAGCAGCTCTCTATATATGCCCTGTAGACGATCAGTTCTAATGGTTTCTGTGGATCAAACAGTAAAGTTTTGTGGATATTACCATTTCAgcagtaaattttatttttatgtaaaaatatcaAACCAAAGATGAATTTGTCATGTTACAAAATGTATTGTTTAGCTTATCAATTGAGTGAATATTTTTCAACTGCAGTGACTTAATGCTTCTAACTTGCTACCTATTTCAATCCTCTCAGGTACCCTCATGTGAACAGgccttatataagttatatacatgtacgtgAACTGTATGTACTGTCTATCATATCAGTCGTTAGTACACATGTACTTCCAATGGTCACTGATAAACAGTATGATAACGTCAAGACAGTTAGATTGCTTGAATAACACTGAATTTAACAAACACTTGCTACATAAGATATCAAATTTGGTGCCTTATAGATTAATAAATAACTGTTATCAAATTTGGTACTATCAAATTTGGTACCACTTATATATTATAATGTAATTGCACACACAATTTCAATGAATGTTGTAAGTCTGATTTCTGTTAACTTGATTTTGACAGCTTGAGTGACAGGTATTTTATATAGAAGTGTCACTATTTGCTATGTGtataataaatgtattaataatgataatcaatataagaaatacatgtatacattgttgTTCCTCTTTGAACACAAGTGCTAAAAGGTCTACCTGTAtctcataatttatttatatcatgatATTATGATTGATGCAAAACTATAGTAAATTAAAAAGTTAAGTCTGTTTTGATTTGGTTCaatcaatatcattgttttaattgatacattaaataTCTTTGTTACATGAGGATTGCTCCTCTATTGCTTttgactgaaaaaaaatcatgtttaaatcTGATAGATATAATCTTTTCTAGTGGTAAGGGTCGCTGAAATTTTAACTAGTGATCCTTTGCAattacaattaatgtaatttTGCAGAGACATAGCCTGTCAGAACTCTGAAAACTAAATGATATGTATTTTCATTAGTTAagaacattaaaatatttttatttcctggAATGGTTATTAAATATCTGAATTGTTAAAAACTTAAACTACCTTGTTTTGTAACAAACATTTTGTATGTTAGCCATGATGTTGCATGTACAATGTAGTACAAAACTTTTGTAATTTCAGATGGAGGAAGTCTCAAGCCAAAGGAGAAGGGTAGTATGTCACCTACATTTGACCCCACGTCAGCTTTTCTGGGTCCAAATTTATGGAGCAGTGCTGACTACACTGATGGGGACATAAGTTTAGAGTATATGGACTTAGATGAGTTTTTATCTGAGAATGGCATCCCTGTAGACCTCAATGAGGCTTCTAATGGAAGCAGTAAGTCTAATGACAGCCAAGTTTCTTCTCCTAAGGAGTCAGACTCTGCACCTACATCGACAGTCAACATCAAGGAAATTCAAAGTCCTCAAGAAGATGACATGGAGGATTCAGATTCAGATGAAGAATCTTGTGAAGAAGGTATTTATATAAGTTACATTTGCGAACATCATGTGACTGGAACATATGTAAACATCATGTGACAGGATCATTTGTGAACCTCATGTGACTAGATCATTTGTTATTATCATGTGACTGGAACATTTGTGAATGTCATGTGACTGGAACGTTTGTGAACGTCATGTGACTGGAACATTTGTGAATGTCATGTGACAGGAACATTTGTAAACGTCCTGTGACTGGAACATTTGTAAACGTCATTTGACTGGAACATTTGTGAATGTCATGTGGTAGGAACATTGGTGAACGTCATGTGACTGAAACTTTTATGAACGTCATGTGACAGGAACATTTGTGAATGTCATGTGACAAGGAAGCGTATTGTGAATGGATCTGGTTTAATATGTGATTGAGCAGTTCAGCATTTGACATACACTCTTATAAGTTATAAAGCTTGCTGATccctttactttaaaaaaatgtttacacaTCAATATTGTATGAAAGGGTACACATATTTACTTCTAAATACAAAgtaacatttacatgtacataaatatccacatgaatttaaaatttgtacACATACAGAAAtgtaatattacatgtattgaaGATAAATGCAAACTGAATACAAACTGATCTCAGTTGTAAATCTAAGATAACATTTAATTGCAAACAGACAATGACAGAAGGAGACACCATGTTTTTTACAGTAATCAAACAGAGGCATTTGTGTTTTTCACACACAATAAGCATTACACAGTCAATGACCGGGTACATACATTTATTGATATAAATGATTAAAAGCTTACAGgctgaagaaaacaaaaaaaatattaaatctatAAATCTGTTTCCATAGTAACAGTTGATTTGCTCTGAATTTCAGAGAAAAAGAAAGATGTTGTAGAAAGTGGTAGTCTGTTAGATATAAACATTGAATTCAATGTCGCTGAACAAGATGTGATCTTATCAACCGTACCAGGTCGGTCTTATACTGAACCTTTTCTCATTCCTACATTGGTTATCTGTAGCTAAAACAGTCCATCGAAGGTTAAAGATTCAGAAAGCTCAAAATACATACATATATCttattattctaaataaaataaacatgttaaaaataacatacatgtacatgtatatgttttgtttattggaaatttccatttttttcaaagttccACATTTTGCATTGTAAAATGAAAACAGTTACTTTTAATTAATACATTGATGAGCATACAGATATGTTTATATTAACCAAATCTTTTTAATCTAAGTTGGATTGTTTTAGctttgacttttgattttgctagCAATAATGAAGGATTATCAGAGacaaaactaaacaaatttgATCCTTTCATTATTGTCTCATtatatataatcatgacaatgccTGAAAAAGAAATCGCCTGAACATTCATATACTCACGTACACCATGTAGTATTGATTTAATCATTAGGTGTCTTTAGGAAGGTCTTAAATGGCTGATTAGCATCTATGATAGATATGGAAAAGATTATTTAAGACTTAAAATCTTTTTACCgtagcattttatttttgattataaatGATTTTATGGATTAATTTAAACTTTAATCCTAAGATAGATTAACCAATAATGTCTTATTTAAATTTCTGTCAGGATGTTAACCAGTTTGAAGTAGCCATGCGTCTATCctttctaaaaatgaattttacaaaTGAAACATAGGTTAGAAAGTCAATTTAAAAAAGGTTTCTTATTCAGGCATGTTTCACAAAGCAAGATGTCGTTTAAGTCTGTGTAATTATACAATGAATGTATGATTCCTAAAATGACATCTTGTCTGGTTGGAGGGCAGcacatttatcattgtttattaaacTATAGAATGATGTTAACCAATGATATTCCTATGTTGTAGTCGTACAGAATGGAGAAAGGCGTTCCCCTGTAGTAGAAATAGATTTTAGCGTTGAGGAGGGGGAACAAGAATTGGTTAATGTCCCAGGTAAAAACATTATTGACCAATATATATACTGGTCAAAATATTTTGCCTGGTAAAAGAGGAAGttgagatatacatgtataaatatgaaaaaacttCCATACAACTACATAAAATTAGAGGCATCAATGGTCTATTTGCTAATTATTGACTTGATTTTGTTATTACAGACTTTTAACACGTGTTTCCTTTTGTCAAATGTAGACTTGTTGTAAACTGGACAAAATGGGATGATActcattgataataaaattaaagcGATTCATATTCATGATATAGGTGATGAACAtcttaatattaaaagttttaagcTTTGaagatttcaagatttaaatAGTTTACACACTTAAGAAGAATAAGGATATTTTTGGTATGATTTCCAGTTAGACATCTAtcaaccagagttcaaatgaagtgggtATAAGCAATTTTAGGTCAGCATACAGATAAATTTCCTCTCTCAGTGAGCtatttattttcaagtatatTATATGCCCATCTAAAGGGAAACAACTTGTATCTATAATAACAGGGTCAATAATTGAATTAGCAAATACAGTATTGGCTTTTTTCAAAGACTTCAGTCCATAACATTACGAGATTGgtagatttttgtaatttccccttTTCCACAATAAGTATCCCAATTAGTTTTATTAGATTTTGTAATTTCCCCTTGTCCTGATGATGATGATGTTCTTGGACATCCTTATGCTGTCAACTCAAATTTAACATTAgattttataatcatatctttGTAGAGTCAAAAATAACTGGACCCTTATTTATAACATGCATTTTAAGAGCAAATGTTTATCTTTTAAGAAAATGAGAAATGAACTAttacatttgtaaattttgtgACAAAATGAATAAGAATTTGATATCATTGTATTTTAACTGTCTTTTACTTTGTTCCTTCAATATCTGTAAAAATATCTTATGCATCATACTAACTTCATACTACATGTAATGTAAATATTTTGTGCAGGACTTCATTACGTTCATACAtgtaaaaaatacattaaaagttTGATTTCCAGCTTTAtaacttttgaaatgattttacaTGTGTAACACTATTATCAGTAGTGAAACATTAATAACTGTTGCTATGATCAAATGTTGTTTAATTTTAGGAGAAGAAACATTTAatccaaaagaaagaaaattttcaGAAGATGAACTTAAACCACAACCAATGATTAAGAAATCACGAAAGGTGAGCTAGCAAACGATTAATGTCCACTCAGAATAGCTCATGTTTTCTATTAATTGATTGATAACATCATGATGGATAAATAGATAATTTTACTCCTCAGACGTCATACAACAATTGGTGGTGTCAATTGGAGACAGTTTTCAAAAAATCATGTGTTCATGGACCAACATTTGACTTTCATTTATAACAATGaggcatatatcatgtatatgtttttttctggtAACATGCTTCAAAGTAAAAAAACTAAAGATCAAAGATGAGAAATTCTACATTCCATAAGAAGCAAACATATCAGCACTATAATACAAATGAGTTCACCTTGGATGAATTAGTGTTGATGTGATTGGTTTAAGACAGTCACAAggttttcctttaaaatttttatgaaatttgatgattcacttcaaataaaaaatttgtcCCAAGAAGTTTTGCTGTGATAAAAGGAATTTAGAGCATTTAATGCTAGATTATTAGTCCTCTACCAACCTAGTcaaaggggactttaggtttgcactccattcgtctgtctgtccatctgtcagtccaGCAAATCAATTTTTCACACTTTATATTGATATTgctttgatatttggtgtattgttgaGTTG contains:
- the LOC139484657 gene encoding thyrotroph embryonic factor-like isoform X3, which gives rise to MSLFGLGHTSYSLKELLENPVLQNPPQFNKDGGSLKPKEKGSMSPTFDPTSAFLGPNLWSSADYTDGDISLEYMDLDEFLSENGIPVDLNEASNGSSKSNDSQVSSPKESDSAPTSTVNIKEIQSPQEDDMEDSDSDEESCEEVVQNGERRSPVVEIDFSVEEGEQELVNVPGEETFNPKERKFSEDELKPQPMIKKSRKIFVPDEQKDDKYWCRRKKNNVAAKRSRDARRVKENQIAMRACYLEKCNNTLTAEVQKLKKENAQIKKSLEDAQKKLNSTS
- the LOC139484657 gene encoding thyrotroph embryonic factor-like isoform X2 — encoded protein: MSLFGLGHTSYSLKELLENPVLQNPPQFNKDGGSLKPKEKGSMSPTFDPTSAFLGPNLWSSADYTDGDISLEYMDLDEFLSENGIPVDLNEASNGSSKSNDSQVSSPKESDSAPTSTVNIKEIQSPQEDDMEDSDSDEESCEEEKKKDVVESGSLLDINIEFNVAEQDVILSTVPGEETFNPKERKFSEDELKPQPMIKKSRKIFVPDEQKDDKYWCRRKKNNVAAKRSRDARRVKENQIAMRACYLEKCNNTLTAEVQKLKKENAQIKKSLEDAQKKLNSTS
- the LOC139484657 gene encoding thyrotroph embryonic factor-like isoform X1; protein product: MSLFGLGHTSYSLKELLENPVLQNPPQFNKDGGSLKPKEKGSMSPTFDPTSAFLGPNLWSSADYTDGDISLEYMDLDEFLSENGIPVDLNEASNGSSKSNDSQVSSPKESDSAPTSTVNIKEIQSPQEDDMEDSDSDEESCEEEKKKDVVESGSLLDINIEFNVAEQDVILSTVPVVQNGERRSPVVEIDFSVEEGEQELVNVPGEETFNPKERKFSEDELKPQPMIKKSRKIFVPDEQKDDKYWCRRKKNNVAAKRSRDARRVKENQIAMRACYLEKCNNTLTAEVQKLKKENAQIKKSLEDAQKKLNSTS